A region from the Spiroplasma taiwanense CT-1 genome encodes:
- the recD2 gene encoding SF1B family DNA helicase RecD2, whose protein sequence is MKTYKGKINKFLFKGSNGYGVALFTLFENSKKALIIVGTISTMESEVIYEITGTEVEDFKRKQVNFSVTSFKQTKSFDKEGLIKYLSSPLFPTVGKKLAEQIVEKFSENIFEEVLENKQLLLEVSGMTEAKAEIIYDVIEKNFSDKNILNIFIQNNLKIEFWNELKNEIKDENLIEDILKTSFYQYAYDHKFFPFEEVDKVALQFGQNIKGEERVAWYSHEIVKKILFSTGNTYTNFINLYKEFSLKLPLNISQVEFEQFLVYAKTQKILYFKDKKIYTKESFEDEVYIAKELANLKKRSSFINNDFDFDNLLQIVQEFFSNKMNKPDFKYNVEQIEAIKNFVNNGVSIVTGGPGTGKTTVIAAIVKMYELIFKNAEFAITAPTGRAAGKIKDDSGYKTSTIHRLLQYTGNDNFEANETKPIYKDLVIIDECSMIDNHLFASLLKGIKGIKKIVLVGDVEQLPSVSYGNLFEDLINCSEFSTTKLKINNRQKESDGGENLIIKLANVVRDEEIENFDFINSSNVNFLFNSESMELLKKLKTNYLNLNPNSLQEQLTDIQVIAPMYKEQLGITNLNKILQGIVNPNNLNSYKRFDYEFRYNDKVMYTENDPFLELSNGDVGFINKFEYLNNKLREAVLTFSERKIEMGLKAFNNVTLNYVCSIHKTQGSEYKNVFIVLDNSNRTTNFFVNKKMIYTAITRAKEKLFILSDKQTFINACLKQSIQRETTLKNFIIEEFKNYL, encoded by the coding sequence ATGAAAACTTACAAAGGAAAAATTAATAAATTTCTTTTTAAAGGAAGCAACGGCTATGGCGTTGCTCTTTTTACTTTGTTTGAAAATTCAAAAAAAGCATTAATAATTGTTGGTACAATTTCGACAATGGAAAGTGAAGTTATTTATGAAATAACAGGAACAGAAGTTGAAGATTTTAAAAGAAAACAAGTTAACTTTAGTGTAACAAGTTTTAAGCAAACAAAATCATTCGATAAAGAAGGGTTAATAAAATATTTAAGTTCACCTTTATTTCCTACAGTTGGTAAAAAATTAGCAGAGCAAATCGTTGAGAAATTTAGCGAAAATATTTTTGAAGAAGTTCTTGAAAATAAGCAATTATTATTAGAAGTAAGTGGAATGACTGAAGCAAAAGCTGAAATAATTTATGATGTAATTGAAAAAAATTTTAGTGATAAAAATATTTTAAATATTTTTATTCAAAATAATTTAAAAATAGAATTTTGAAATGAATTAAAAAATGAGATTAAAGATGAAAATTTAATTGAAGATATTTTAAAAACATCATTTTATCAATATGCGTATGATCATAAATTTTTTCCTTTTGAAGAAGTTGACAAAGTTGCCTTACAATTTGGTCAAAATATTAAAGGTGAAGAAAGAGTTGCTTGATATTCACACGAAATAGTAAAAAAAATATTATTTTCTACAGGTAATACTTATACTAATTTTATAAATTTATATAAAGAATTTAGTTTAAAATTACCATTAAATATTTCTCAAGTAGAATTTGAACAATTTTTAGTTTATGCAAAAACTCAAAAAATATTGTATTTTAAGGATAAAAAAATATATACAAAAGAAAGTTTTGAAGATGAAGTTTACATTGCAAAAGAATTAGCAAACTTGAAAAAACGTTCTTCTTTTATTAATAATGATTTTGATTTTGACAATTTATTACAAATTGTTCAAGAATTTTTTAGTAATAAAATGAATAAACCTGACTTTAAGTATAATGTTGAACAAATTGAAGCAATTAAAAATTTTGTAAATAATGGTGTTTCAATTGTTACTGGTGGTCCTGGAACTGGAAAAACTACAGTTATTGCAGCTATTGTAAAAATGTATGAATTAATTTTTAAAAATGCTGAATTTGCAATAACTGCACCAACTGGTCGAGCAGCTGGAAAAATTAAAGATGATTCAGGTTATAAAACTTCAACAATTCATCGTCTATTACAGTATACAGGAAACGATAATTTTGAGGCAAATGAAACAAAACCAATATATAAGGATTTAGTTATAATTGATGAGTGCTCAATGATTGATAATCATTTATTTGCTTCTCTTTTAAAAGGAATAAAAGGTATTAAAAAAATAGTTTTAGTTGGTGATGTTGAGCAACTTCCAAGTGTTAGTTATGGGAATCTTTTTGAAGACTTAATAAATTGTAGTGAATTTTCTACAACAAAATTGAAAATTAATAATAGACAAAAAGAATCAGATGGAGGAGAAAATTTAATAATTAAGCTTGCAAACGTAGTAAGAGATGAAGAAATTGAAAATTTCGATTTTATAAATTCATCTAATGTGAATTTTTTATTTAATTCAGAATCAATGGAGTTATTAAAAAAATTAAAAACTAATTATTTAAATTTAAATCCGAATTCATTACAAGAACAATTAACAGATATTCAAGTTATTGCTCCAATGTATAAAGAACAGTTAGGAATTACAAATCTTAATAAAATTCTTCAAGGTATTGTAAATCCAAATAATTTAAATTCATACAAAAGGTTTGATTATGAATTTAGATATAATGATAAAGTAATGTACACAGAAAATGACCCATTTTTAGAATTATCAAATGGTGATGTTGGATTTATTAATAAATTTGAATATTTAAATAATAAATTAAGAGAAGCTGTTTTGACATTTAGTGAAAGAAAAATTGAAATGGGTTTAAAAGCCTTTAATAATGTAACATTAAATTATGTTTGTTCAATTCATAAAACTCAGGGTAGTGAATATAAAAATGTTTTTATTGTTTTAGACAATTCAAATAGAACAACAAATTTTTTTGTAAATAAAAAAATGATTTACACTGCGATCACTCGTGCAAAAGAAAAATTATTTATTCTTTCAGATAAACAAACTTTTATAAATGCTTGTTTAAAACAATCAATTCAAAGAGAAACAACTCTGAAAAATTTTATCATTGAGGAATTTAAAAATTATTTATAA
- a CDS encoding Gfo/Idh/MocA family protein, with the protein MIKFATIGTSIITEEFIKSAIKNPNIKITCCYSRDKVKAKELIKKFQLYAKAVDQFEILVDEIDAIYIASPNGLHYEQAKYFLLQQKHVFLEKPLTLKYEQAIELFEIANKNNVILMEAYKTVHAPQFSNLIEFVKNFQPFMASFNLNKYSSRMQKVKLGIYDSVFDANLGKGSTYDLLVYPVELSIALFGPVKELKAMGQKLPNGSGLNDYVIIKHENDVIVSIVCSKASEGKINNQILSDNATLVFNNVIQLEKVELYNNIDSSKKVLFVKDENQNLFDYELSVFCKMILTNNFDLRDYLLETSCEAVRVLNLIEKNQEELGEN; encoded by the coding sequence ATGATTAAATTTGCAACTATAGGAACTTCAATTATAACAGAAGAATTTATAAAATCAGCAATTAAAAATCCAAATATTAAAATAACTTGTTGTTATTCAAGAGATAAAGTAAAAGCAAAAGAATTAATCAAGAAATTTCAATTATATGCAAAAGCAGTAGATCAATTTGAAATTTTAGTAGATGAAATTGATGCAATTTATATTGCTTCTCCAAATGGTTTACATTATGAACAAGCAAAATACTTTTTATTGCAACAAAAACATGTTTTTTTAGAAAAACCTTTAACATTAAAATATGAACAAGCAATTGAATTATTTGAAATTGCAAATAAAAATAATGTAATTTTAATGGAAGCTTATAAAACAGTACATGCTCCTCAATTTTCAAATTTAATTGAGTTTGTAAAAAATTTTCAACCTTTTATGGCAAGTTTTAATTTAAATAAATATTCTTCAAGAATGCAAAAAGTTAAACTTGGAATATATGATTCTGTTTTTGATGCAAATTTAGGGAAAGGTTCAACATATGATTTATTAGTTTATCCAGTTGAATTAAGTATTGCTTTATTTGGACCTGTAAAAGAATTAAAAGCAATGGGACAAAAGTTACCAAATGGAAGTGGTTTAAATGATTATGTAATTATAAAACATGAAAATGATGTAATTGTGAGTATAGTTTGTAGCAAAGCAAGTGAAGGGAAAATTAATAATCAAATTTTATCTGATAATGCAACATTAGTATTTAATAATGTAATTCAGTTGGAAAAAGTAGAACTATATAACAATATTGATTCTAGTAAAAAGGTATTATTCGTAAAAGATGAAAATCAAAATTTATTTGATTATGAATTATCTGTATTTTGTAAAATGATATTGACAAATAATTTTGATTTAAGAGATTATTTACTTGAGACTTCATGTGAAGCAGTAAGAGTTTTAAATTTGATTGAAAAAAATCAAGAAGAATTAGGAGAAAATTAA
- the nagA gene encoding N-acetylglucosamine-6-phosphate deacetylase, whose protein sequence is MIIKNAKIVLENEIIEKGWIEIENEIIKSINNGETDLDGINANLNWLVPGFIDCHVHGGYGVDFETGTIEGYKKFAKLVAQEGITSYVQGSVTNSKKNNHKYFTEFKKFMKDQEKLSSKCLGCHLEGPFISPEKKGAHELELLELPNINSLQELIELSDNNIKIVTFAPDLQDGTFTKYLIENKIIPSAGHTNISFSDCRKDFNLGVRHITHLFNGMSGVSQYEPGLATWALYNDEILCELITDGIHIHPDTLKLIYKLKGPEKICIITDAMNAKGLSDGEYKLGNLEVIKKGMKVSLKESGLLAGAGATYDHNIRVMKKTIENLSMSDLIKMTSINIAKQLNIFEKTGSIEINKKADLVILNKDLFVEKTIIEGKISYEK, encoded by the coding sequence ATGATAATCAAAAATGCAAAAATTGTTTTAGAAAATGAAATTATTGAAAAGGGTTGAATTGAAATAGAAAATGAAATAATAAAATCTATTAATAATGGAGAAACTGATTTAGACGGAATTAATGCAAATTTAAATTGATTAGTTCCAGGTTTTATTGACTGCCATGTTCATGGAGGATATGGAGTTGATTTTGAGACTGGTACTATTGAGGGATATAAAAAATTTGCAAAATTAGTAGCTCAAGAGGGAATTACAAGTTATGTCCAAGGAAGTGTAACTAATTCTAAAAAAAATAATCATAAATATTTTACTGAATTTAAAAAATTTATGAAAGATCAAGAAAAATTGAGTTCAAAATGTTTGGGATGTCATTTGGAAGGCCCATTTATTTCACCAGAAAAAAAAGGTGCTCATGAATTAGAACTATTAGAACTACCAAATATTAATTCATTGCAAGAATTAATTGAACTATCAGATAATAATATTAAAATTGTAACTTTTGCACCAGATCTTCAAGATGGTACTTTTACAAAATATTTAATAGAGAATAAAATAATTCCAAGTGCAGGTCATACAAATATTAGTTTTTCAGATTGTCGAAAAGATTTTAATTTAGGTGTAAGACACATTACGCATTTATTTAATGGAATGAGTGGTGTTTCACAATATGAACCTGGTTTAGCAACATGAGCTTTATATAACGATGAAATTTTGTGTGAATTAATAACAGATGGTATTCATATTCACCCAGATACCTTAAAATTAATTTATAAATTAAAAGGTCCTGAAAAAATTTGTATAATAACTGATGCAATGAATGCAAAAGGTTTAAGTGATGGTGAATATAAATTAGGGAATTTGGAAGTTATAAAAAAAGGAATGAAAGTTTCTTTAAAAGAAAGTGGTCTTTTAGCAGGTGCTGGGGCTACATATGATCATAATATTAGAGTAATGAAAAAAACAATAGAAAATTTATCAATGAGTGATTTAATAAAAATGACTTCAATTAATATTGCCAAACAATTAAATATTTTTGAAAAAACAGGAAGTATTGAAATAAATAAAAAAGCAGATTTGGTAATTTTGAATAAAGATTTATTTGTTGAAAAAACAATTATTGAAGGTAAAATTTCATATGAAAAGTAG
- the parC gene encoding DNA topoisomerase IV subunit A, with the protein MSNNKEKGILNYSLEDLMSDRFGRYAKYIIQERALPDVRDGLKPVQRRILFTMNELNLTHDKAYKKSARIVGDVIGKYHPHGDTSVYDALVRMSQHWKLNVPLVDMHGNNGSIDGDSAAAMRYTETRLSKIASTLLADLQKNTVLFAPNYDDSEKEPTVLPGYFPNILVNGATGIAAGYATNMPPHNIGEVIDATIATIKKPNIKLDEICKIIKGPDFPTGGILMGQEGIEFAFETGKGRVILQSKMHKEENKIVIDEIPYEVVKQDLIRKIGDVIDANQQIEVKEVRDETDRTGLRIVIELSEKADYDLTRKFLLKNTPLQISYNYNNVVIVDKQPKQLGIISILKAYISHYKDVFTKKTKFDLDKAEKRLEIIDGLIKAISILDEVIKIIRESSNRSDAILNLINKYQFTETQAIAIVDLRLYRLTSTDVVKLEEEKNELVKLISDFKQILGEPKVLDNKIIKQLTETKNEFNVARRSEVVKEIENIEVEFKKTIVEKDYTIWISQDGYLKAIEDSQLGKHPMSDFKRKPNDIWISQVPASSLDFLLLVSSAGTYYSIPVYKITPSKWKETGMHINQVATISGQEKILAAFVVHKFANAKQEILLATKKGMIKRTPIEDLETKMFSKPFRIMKLQSEDELVSASLVTSKTKTVTMLTRTGFAVRYDISEIPSASASAKGVKSTVVKDEDIVAGKAFSEGNILIITNKGNVKKIKQDHVPIMNRPKRGVRLYPWNKKRDEFATFLYNVQQNDILNILDEEDNLTQLHVKNFKFADSEDVPEDLDIPEIITSTLEKSFIIKNGDIPPAPKSGDDENNGSKGHSTPSSSRNLKLENKEKTNQPKGDKVLKSKTEEIVNIVSEQKELKTINDEDTSELKIDVEDLI; encoded by the coding sequence ATGTCAAATAATAAGGAAAAGGGAATTTTAAATTACTCACTTGAGGATTTGATGAGTGATAGATTTGGAAGATATGCAAAGTATATTATTCAAGAAAGAGCACTTCCAGATGTAAGAGATGGCTTAAAACCTGTTCAAAGACGTATTTTATTTACTATGAATGAATTAAACTTAACTCATGATAAAGCATATAAAAAATCAGCACGTATTGTTGGGGATGTAATTGGTAAATATCACCCACATGGAGACACTTCTGTTTATGACGCATTAGTGCGTATGTCTCAACATTGAAAACTTAATGTCCCATTAGTGGATATGCATGGTAATAATGGTTCAATTGATGGTGATAGTGCAGCTGCTATGCGTTATACTGAAACAAGATTATCAAAAATAGCAAGTACTTTACTTGCAGATTTACAAAAAAATACAGTATTATTTGCTCCCAATTATGATGATAGTGAAAAAGAACCAACAGTTCTTCCAGGTTATTTTCCAAATATTTTAGTAAATGGTGCAACAGGTATTGCAGCAGGTTATGCAACAAATATGCCACCTCATAATATTGGAGAAGTAATTGACGCTACAATTGCAACAATAAAAAAACCAAATATTAAACTTGATGAAATTTGTAAAATAATAAAAGGGCCAGATTTCCCAACAGGAGGAATTTTAATGGGCCAAGAAGGAATAGAATTTGCTTTTGAAACCGGTAAGGGAAGAGTTATTCTTCAATCAAAAATGCATAAAGAAGAAAATAAAATTGTAATTGATGAAATTCCTTATGAAGTAGTAAAACAAGATTTGATCAGAAAAATTGGAGATGTAATTGATGCAAATCAACAAATTGAAGTAAAAGAAGTTAGAGATGAAACAGATAGAACTGGTTTAAGAATTGTTATTGAGTTATCAGAAAAAGCAGACTATGATTTAACAAGAAAATTTTTATTAAAAAATACTCCTTTGCAAATTTCTTATAATTATAATAATGTTGTAATTGTGGATAAACAACCAAAGCAATTGGGAATAATTTCAATATTAAAAGCTTATATCAGCCATTACAAGGATGTTTTTACAAAAAAAACTAAATTTGATTTAGATAAAGCAGAAAAAAGATTAGAAATAATTGATGGTTTAATTAAAGCAATTTCTATTTTAGATGAAGTAATTAAAATAATTAGAGAATCTTCAAACAGAAGTGATGCTATTTTAAATTTAATTAATAAATATCAATTTACAGAAACACAAGCAATTGCAATTGTAGATTTAAGATTATATAGATTAACTTCAACTGATGTTGTTAAATTAGAAGAAGAAAAAAATGAACTTGTTAAATTAATAAGTGACTTTAAACAAATTCTTGGAGAGCCAAAAGTTTTAGATAATAAAATTATTAAACAATTAACAGAAACTAAAAATGAATTTAATGTTGCAAGAAGAAGTGAAGTTGTAAAAGAAATCGAAAATATTGAAGTAGAATTCAAAAAAACAATTGTTGAAAAAGATTATACAATTTGAATATCACAAGATGGATATTTAAAGGCAATTGAAGATTCACAATTAGGAAAACATCCAATGAGTGATTTTAAAAGGAAGCCAAATGATATTTGAATATCGCAAGTTCCTGCTTCAAGTTTAGATTTTTTATTGCTTGTTTCAAGTGCTGGAACTTACTATTCAATTCCAGTTTATAAAATAACTCCAAGTAAATGAAAAGAAACAGGAATGCATATTAATCAAGTAGCAACAATATCAGGACAAGAAAAAATTTTGGCTGCTTTTGTTGTTCATAAGTTTGCAAATGCTAAACAAGAAATTCTTTTAGCAACAAAAAAAGGAATGATAAAACGTACTCCTATTGAGGATTTAGAAACAAAAATGTTTTCAAAACCTTTTAGAATTATGAAATTACAATCAGAAGATGAATTAGTATCTGCATCATTGGTTACTTCAAAAACAAAAACAGTTACAATGTTAACAAGAACTGGTTTTGCTGTTAGATATGACATTTCTGAAATTCCAAGTGCAAGTGCAAGTGCAAAAGGTGTCAAATCAACAGTGGTAAAAGATGAAGATATTGTTGCAGGAAAAGCATTTTCAGAAGGTAATATTTTAATTATTACAAACAAAGGAAATGTTAAAAAAATTAAACAAGATCATGTTCCAATTATGAATAGACCAAAACGTGGTGTAAGATTGTATCCTTGAAATAAAAAACGAGATGAATTTGCTACTTTTTTATATAATGTACAACAAAATGATATTTTAAACATTTTAGATGAAGAAGATAATTTAACTCAGTTACATGTTAAAAATTTTAAATTTGCAGATTCAGAAGATGTTCCTGAGGATTTGGATATACCTGAGATTATAACTTCAACTTTGGAAAAATCATTTATAATTAAAAATGGTGATATTCCACCTGCTCCAAAAAGTGGTGATGATGAAAATAATGGAAGTAAGGGACATTCAACACCAAGTTCAAGTAGAAATTTAAAACTAGAGAATAAAGAAAAAACTAATCAACCAAAAGGTGATAAAGTTTTAAAATCAAAAACAGAAGAAATTGTAAATATTGTATCAGAACAAAAAGAATTAAAAACAATAAATGATGAAGATACAAGTGAATTGAAAATTGATGTAGAAGATTTAATATAA
- the parE gene encoding DNA topoisomerase IV subunit B has product MAENSNLNYTEDSIQILEGLDAVRKRPGMYIGSTDSRGLHHLVWEIVDNSIDEALAGICTEINVSIEKDGSITVKDNGRGVPIGSYKGTNQSTPEIIFSVLHAGGKFGGDGYKTSGGLHGVGSSVVNALSSKFKVIIHRDGLISQIKFANGGKLVQPLKQTGNSKQTGTTVNFLPDETMFSTVKFSFSTISERLKESALLNSGLKITLRDNRSDKYVEYIYENGLTEFVKELKGDQKEIISQPILIKGNEQEIDVEIAMTYTSDFSETVLGFANNVKTSDGGTHITGFRTGLVKALNDYGKNQSILKEKDKKLDSTDIKEGLIAIVTVKIPENLIQYEGQTKGKLGTVEAKTACERVTEESINFWLQENKIIAISIIEKALLARRARDEARKARQAVRDQKNKLKSRTMLGKLTPAQGKNKTLNELYLVEGDSAGGSAKSGRDRKFQAILPLRGKVINAEKTKLIDLLKNEEITTIINAIGAGIGSDFDISDVNYGKIIIMTDADTDGAHIQTLLLTFFYRYMKELIINKMIYIAMPPLFKITTSSNKKDFMYLWTEEELSQHMKKSKSKIEIQRYKGLGEMNADQLWETTMDPEYRKLIQATIDDALSAENAFRTLMGDNSEKRKEWIEENVKFTLEENVDFI; this is encoded by the coding sequence ATGGCAGAAAATAGTAATTTAAATTATACAGAAGATAGTATACAAATTTTAGAGGGTCTTGATGCTGTAAGAAAAAGACCAGGAATGTATATTGGTTCAACAGACTCAAGGGGATTACATCATTTAGTTTGGGAAATAGTGGATAACTCAATTGATGAGGCACTTGCAGGAATTTGTACTGAAATTAATGTATCAATCGAAAAGGATGGTTCGATTACTGTTAAAGATAATGGTAGAGGAGTTCCAATTGGAAGCTATAAAGGGACAAATCAATCAACGCCTGAAATTATTTTTTCAGTTTTACATGCTGGGGGAAAATTTGGTGGAGATGGTTATAAAACTTCAGGAGGCTTACACGGAGTGGGCTCTTCTGTTGTAAATGCATTATCAAGTAAATTTAAAGTAATTATTCACAGAGATGGTTTGATCTCACAAATAAAATTTGCAAATGGGGGAAAACTTGTTCAGCCTTTAAAACAAACAGGTAATTCAAAACAAACAGGAACAACAGTTAATTTTTTACCAGATGAAACAATGTTTTCAACTGTTAAATTTTCTTTTTCAACAATTTCTGAGAGATTAAAAGAATCTGCACTTCTAAATTCAGGATTGAAAATAACTTTAAGAGATAATAGAAGTGATAAATATGTTGAGTATATTTATGAAAATGGTCTTACTGAATTTGTAAAAGAACTAAAAGGTGATCAAAAAGAAATAATTAGTCAGCCAATTTTAATTAAGGGAAATGAACAAGAAATTGATGTTGAAATTGCCATGACTTATACAAGTGATTTTTCAGAAACAGTTTTAGGTTTTGCAAATAACGTTAAAACAAGTGATGGAGGTACTCATATTACAGGTTTTAGAACTGGATTAGTAAAAGCATTAAATGATTATGGTAAAAATCAATCAATTCTAAAAGAAAAAGATAAAAAATTGGATTCTACAGATATAAAAGAAGGTTTAATAGCAATTGTAACTGTAAAAATTCCAGAAAATTTAATTCAATATGAGGGACAAACAAAAGGTAAACTTGGAACTGTGGAAGCCAAAACAGCATGTGAAAGAGTTACAGAAGAAAGCATTAATTTTTGGTTGCAAGAAAATAAGATAATTGCAATTTCGATTATTGAAAAAGCATTACTTGCTCGTAGAGCGCGTGATGAAGCACGTAAGGCTCGTCAAGCAGTAAGAGATCAAAAAAATAAATTAAAATCTAGAACAATGCTTGGAAAATTAACTCCAGCACAAGGAAAAAATAAAACTTTAAACGAATTATATTTAGTTGAAGGTGATTCAGCTGGTGGTAGTGCTAAATCGGGTAGAGATAGAAAATTTCAAGCGATCCTGCCATTACGTGGTAAAGTAATAAATGCTGAGAAAACTAAATTAATAGATTTACTAAAAAATGAAGAAATTACAACAATTATTAATGCAATTGGTGCAGGAATTGGTAGTGATTTTGACATTTCGGATGTTAATTATGGGAAAATAATAATAATGACCGATGCTGATACAGATGGTGCTCATATTCAAACATTACTACTAACTTTTTTTTACAGATATATGAAAGAATTAATAATTAATAAAATGATTTATATTGCTATGCCTCCATTGTTCAAAATTACAACAAGTTCAAATAAAAAGGATTTTATGTATTTGTGAACTGAAGAAGAACTATCACAACATATGAAAAAATCTAAATCTAAAATAGAAATTCAAAGATATAAAGGTTTAGGTGAAATGAATGCAGATCAATTATGGGAAACAACAATGGATCCAGAATATAGAAAATTGATTCAAGCAACAATTGATGATGCTCTATCTGCTGAAAATGCTTTTAGAACATTAATGGGAGATAATTCTGAAAAAAGAAAAGAATGAATTGAAGAAAATGTGAAATTCACTTTAGAAGAAAATGTTGATTTTATTTAA
- the deoC gene encoding deoxyribose-phosphate aldolase codes for MKMNLNKYIDHTLLKADASKFEIEKLCKEAIEFDFATVCINPGKVAYAKSILKDTNVGITTVIGFPLGATTTEVKVFETKQALENGATEIDMVINIGAVKDKDWEFVLKDMREIKNIAPNNKVKVILENCLLTKEEIVKCCNLALEANLDFVKTSTGFSTSGATFEDIKLMKSIVNDKAEVKAAGGVRTFEDALKMIENGATRLGTSGGVSIIKGQDNKSTY; via the coding sequence ATTAAAATGAATTTAAATAAATATATTGATCATACATTATTAAAAGCTGATGCTTCAAAATTTGAAATTGAAAAATTATGTAAAGAGGCAATTGAATTTGATTTTGCAACAGTTTGTATAAATCCTGGAAAAGTTGCATATGCTAAATCAATTTTAAAAGATACAAATGTTGGAATAACAACAGTTATTGGTTTTCCACTTGGAGCAACAACAACTGAAGTAAAAGTTTTTGAAACAAAACAAGCATTAGAAAATGGTGCAACAGAAATTGATATGGTTATTAATATTGGTGCAGTAAAAGATAAAGATTGAGAATTTGTTTTAAAAGATATGAGAGAAATTAAAAATATTGCACCAAATAATAAAGTAAAAGTAATTTTAGAAAATTGCCTATTAACAAAAGAAGAAATTGTAAAATGTTGTAATTTAGCTCTTGAAGCAAATCTTGATTTTGTAAAAACATCAACTGGTTTTTCAACTTCTGGGGCAACCTTTGAAGATATAAAATTAATGAAATCAATTGTAAATGATAAGGCAGAAGTTAAAGCAGCTGGGGGAGTTAGAACTTTTGAAGATGCATTAAAAATGATTGAAAATGGAGCAACAAGATTAGGAACAAGTGGAGGAGTTTCTATAATAAAAGGTCAAGATAATAAATCAACTTATTAA
- the scm1 gene encoding motility-associated protein Scm1 yields the protein MKNKNIFITNIILAILIIITLIVTLVQLLSIDVSKELNIWSCKLNDFSKKLETNISNPIDLAYFLFGFIGFSELIAHNSISMILFAIGWVVFLPILFILFSFFLTTYITLFCVKRIRREMDYKTVKTAGKWGMYASFLSSILFSLIALLLVSFLEPSFNKSQLSSNLQLTKNYDAFSIITLLTYLTNSTIFGAASNDFLEFLGQNFNLPLFITTVIFLVIFLPINGLALVFFSSMWVSTFITDRGGTHSKFWLWLKNIRIDSKREYYGLVFKNIWLWLLVVSFFITILMPGLIHPYENLTQILIAVFFIIIAPLVFLPIMVGIYMAAKIKRFNYNLLMFVQILVLLFTVLALQINIWIFLKADINVSTTISCLVPLITISLAMFGFFGFIKFQKR from the coding sequence ATGAAGAATAAAAATATTTTCATTACAAATATAATTTTGGCAATATTGATTATTATTACTCTTATAGTTACATTAGTACAATTACTTTCAATTGATGTTTCAAAAGAGTTAAATATTTGAAGTTGTAAACTTAATGATTTTTCAAAAAAACTTGAAACAAATATTTCAAATCCAATTGATTTAGCTTATTTTTTATTTGGGTTTATTGGATTTTCAGAATTAATAGCACACAATTCAATTTCAATGATTTTATTTGCTATTGGGTGAGTTGTATTTTTACCAATTTTATTCATATTATTTTCATTTTTTTTAACAACATATATAACATTATTTTGTGTAAAAAGAATAAGAAGAGAAATGGATTATAAAACTGTAAAGACTGCTGGAAAATGAGGAATGTATGCTTCTTTTTTATCTTCAATATTATTTTCATTAATAGCATTGCTTTTAGTTTCTTTTTTAGAACCTTCTTTTAATAAGAGTCAACTATCAAGCAATCTGCAATTAACTAAAAATTATGATGCTTTTTCAATAATTACTTTACTAACTTATTTAACAAATTCAACTATTTTTGGAGCAGCATCAAATGACTTTTTAGAATTTTTAGGTCAAAATTTTAATCTTCCTTTATTTATTACAACAGTTATATTTTTAGTAATTTTTTTACCAATTAATGGTTTAGCATTAGTATTCTTTTCTTCAATGTGAGTTTCTACTTTCATTACTGATAGAGGTGGAACACATTCTAAATTTTGATTGTGATTAAAAAATATTAGAATTGATTCAAAAAGAGAATATTATGGTCTTGTATTTAAAAATATTTGATTATGACTTCTTGTTGTTAGTTTCTTTATTACAATTTTAATGCCAGGCTTAATACACCCATATGAAAATCTAACTCAAATATTAATTGCAGTGTTTTTTATAATAATAGCACCATTAGTTTTTTTACCAATTATGGTAGGAATTTATATGGCTGCAAAAATTAAAAGATTTAATTATAATTTATTAATGTTTGTACAAATACTTGTTTTATTATTTACAGTTTTGGCATTACAAATTAATATTTGAATTTTTTTAAAAGCAGATATAAATGTATCAACAACAATTAGTTGTTTAGTACCGTTAATAACTATTTCTTTAGCAATGTTTGGATTTTTTGGATTTATAAAATTTCAAAAAAGATAA